A portion of the Lolium rigidum isolate FL_2022 chromosome 1, APGP_CSIRO_Lrig_0.1, whole genome shotgun sequence genome contains these proteins:
- the LOC124682598 gene encoding uncharacterized protein LOC124682598: MGNCQAADAAAVVIQHPGDGKVERLYWPATAADVMRKNPGHYVALVVLHVSGGGGGGDAKTDPAVAGAGGGARITKVKLLKPKDTLLLGQVYRLITSQEVTKAVQARRQEKMHACDEVIEQQQQQQRPRLHRRRQPPRPRGDAATEGSDEQRQPTDHQERRRLEKDRHRSVTGGGGAGRGRHWRPSLQSITELSI; encoded by the exons ATGGGCAACTGCCAGGCGGCGGATGCGGCGGCCGTGGTGATCCAGCACCCGGGCGATGGCAAGGTCGAGCGCCTCTACTGGCCGGCCACCGCGGCCGACGTCatgcggaagaatcccgggcactACGTCGCCCTCGTCGTCCTACACGtctccggtggtggaggtggcggtgacgCCAAGACCGACCCCGCCGTAGCTGGAGCAGGAGGAGGCGCCAGGATCACCAAAGTGAAGCTCCTCAAGCCCAAGGACACGCTTCTTCTTGGCCAGGTCTACCGCCTGATCACCTCCCAAG AGGTGACAAAGGCAGTGCAGGCGAGGAGGCAGGAGAAGATGCATGCCTGCGACGAGGTaatcgagcagcagcagcagcagcagcggccgcGGCTACATCGGCGGCGACAGCCGCCGAGGCCGAGGGGCGACGCCGCCACCGAAGGCAGCGACGAACAGAGACAGCCCACCGATCACCAG GAACGGAGGCGGCTGGAGAAAGACCGGCACCGGAgcgtcaccggcggcggcggcgcagggagaGGCCGGCACTGGCGGCCGTCGCTGCAGAGCATCACTGAACTGTCCATCTGA